In Clostridiisalibacter paucivorans DSM 22131, one DNA window encodes the following:
- a CDS encoding RNA polymerase sigma factor, which yields MDRDKKLIKRIKKKLDKDAANELISIYYKEIYTYVYKQTIDKELSMDLTQEIFISILKSIYNYDEKRSSFRTWLYRIATYRLVDYYRSKNYKYNSTIVSIDNVDIYDNEDIEIAVENKEDVERIINMVNRMDTVSQQIFRLKIFSDYTFSQISDVLEAPESTVKTRYYSMLRKIREDFKEG from the coding sequence ATGGACAGGGATAAAAAACTAATAAAGAGAATAAAAAAGAAATTAGATAAAGATGCAGCTAATGAACTCATTTCTATATATTACAAAGAAATATATACCTATGTATATAAGCAAACTATAGATAAAGAATTATCCATGGATTTAACCCAGGAAATCTTTATAAGTATATTAAAATCCATATATAACTACGATGAAAAGAGGTCTTCTTTTAGAACTTGGCTGTACAGAATAGCCACTTATCGTTTAGTAGATTACTATCGTTCTAAAAATTATAAATATAATAGTACGATAGTCTCTATTGATAATGTTGATATATACGATAATGAAGATATTGAGATTGCAGTAGAAAATAAAGAAGATGTAGAGAGGATAATTAATATGGTAAATAGGATGGACACTGTATCACAACAGATATTTAGATTAAAGATATTTTCTGATTATACATTTTCACAGATATCCGATGTGCTGGAGGCACCAGAATCTACAGTTAAGACAAGGTATTATTCAATGCTTAGGAAGATTAGAGAGGATTTCAAGGAGGGGTAA